The following are encoded in a window of Clarias gariepinus isolate MV-2021 ecotype Netherlands chromosome 8, CGAR_prim_01v2, whole genome shotgun sequence genomic DNA:
- the ninl gene encoding ninein-like protein, translating to MDEDEQNRYVTQLKEEFDSCDTTGTGYLDKEEITALCHKLSLDAHLPLLLDILLGSQHYARVNFEEFKEGFVAVLSRSLDFSTSEEESSYLEPALPEEVSPKFVKGTKRYGRRSRPDKTTSVLTDETEKDETPCTGVRRAKLRRSTSLESVESLKSDEDTGNNKETNREQQNAIQNSLQFEAQGQLKCWKPDSLGGRKHFIEPCQEVTDGQVRAVWKDLGVGAGGSLNKQELLLVCDHIGIKDLQSEELDNLFRKLDKDQDGKVSLTEFQDGLFIHGDLPEPKAASTPARLISHCSFSQVTTLTDFEERVLRSTSPSLLSATVGQRLLTRLDDGSGCTSPDSVITLWTEEGIHNSRDILQTLDFNLEEQLSLVDLTLALDNELLVSGNGIHQAALISYKDEIQFLQALANQACQERDKAKAQLELADRRNLQLVREIDDRHATMESLNESKIKDLEQEFREKLSALRSETEQENEVLLQQVEKERDKFREEVELLKSQEANLQEEATTAIKENSRLEEENCALKEKLSEAESNISKLKKDLDHVLQNKYGGLDPNSAGLISQEEHLSGIIKEYELQCRELQDRNDELSSELEVLKNQGSGKKTRKSRDRPSAYTWSTSHRGPTTESDSDDPEIKRISSPKIKKCTNKNALGSLESLAPTVSIETELAMEQLKEKYEQEIQDLKIQLETKVNFYERTIELMKQNMEVERKEIAQGFKMEISELEEQKASAEKRHEQLRKNVERLEGELKIRSEAMAWGPEQERRVQREQAELEQNYAREIGNIVHRLTSEKDQLEAELKLKMDQEVLLVREELEQQLSQIKAQYSETQHSLLHQLHGEQVRLQEQTEQRCREMGAWEARVKELEQEVRKERLHSAERLGEEQVQICSSAAQERKKLEEKHQEEVRQLRECICKMQEQAELQCKAEEESLILQREMEEKLEEMCVQLEDNTISMKAQDALIQSLTSELHAKEREIDIKKEKEQKLLSKVSQLERKLNFERERKLSQQKVEKNKEEQLLGKVSQLEQRLMEDKKREEELLDKLCQFTEEWDGMKTGFDRVQIEKERIQGNCNNLTSALVQQKAQLEEQEKELDQLRENLEKTHEALKSRDDDLTKQTSELKSVEMDRDRLVEELKSQDNVVKELQAKFQNLSADWDKLNDIVQNLQNALSKEQGMVSWLQTQLNLEQEEKSHLLQENSCYRNLSNQLSSQIVEMESETTKLTEDLKELRGELHLKDKQLVELRTLLDTKSKERDLLWNEVHQKTEMCENVNRLSNEVQHLTQCLEDKEKELCSLREKTDSDTNQLQQSLMDTQEEVRQVEEAFNWEKNQMKGQLLEMERLVIALETVMDPSSPHRAKLDQVNSENSALKDRLTVLHQDVMRLEEEVSKKRRKLEEMGREYLKIEEEKERFHKENSKLRGEVLELSARNLQLSNENAELNSRLQSDQGTVQMLTERLSQVCQEQDELTNFIKQLQETNSSLEKEKLQLQASKQDEKNLLERQLKETKDKLEHLTEVESALMSLTLKKQSLQQDKENLLKDADERNKKLKKLQESVDSLECQSSQLHSQIHSMCKEKEDHMKEMSTQHVLLKESQNKALELETRMHQLVKEKEHMQLVHRMQEETAASALQEKLRSVQGQCQELLDKLKASESKVHDQEIELQRLKHESLTLKNKQAELETTKREAEEQALRANTALSLSKAQHVREVQELQEQIGLNTQELLSNLHTQLAEHQSKTQQLEVQLHSQAQQARTQLNLQQDQYEKVMENMQDRMDDVETKLKAVRLMLQEKVTQLKEQMSKNIKSDLLLKDLYVENAELMKALQITEQRQKSAEKKSFLLEEKVTALNRVLRKIAPVSLST from the exons agtCTGAAGTCTGATGAAGACACAGGAAACAACAAGGAAACAAACAGGGAACAGCAAAATGCCATTCAGAACTCACTTCAATTTGAGGCACAAG GCCAGTTAAAGTGCTGGAAGCCAGACAGCTTAGGAGGTCGGAAGCACTTCATTGAGCCATGTCAGGAAGTAACAGATGGGCAGGTGAGAGCGGTTTGGAAGGATCTGGGGGTTGGCGCTGGAGGATCGCTGAACAAGCAAGAGCTGTTGCTAGTATGTGACCACATTGGCATCAAGGATCTACAATCTGAG GAGCTAGACAATCTCTTCAGGAAACTGGATAAAGACCAGGATGGGAAAGTGAGCCTTACTGAGTTCCAGGATGGTTTGTTTATACATGGAGATTTGCCCGAACCCAAAGCTGCATCCACCCCTGCCCGTCTCATTAGCCACTGCTCTTTCTCACAGGTCACTACACTTACA GACTTCGAGGAGCGAGTTCTGCGGTCCACCTCACCCTCGTTGCTCTCTGCCACAGTGGGTCAGAGGCTGCTCACTCGGCTGGATGATGGCTCAGGCTGCACCAGTCCTGATAGTGTCATCACCCTTTGGACTGAGGAAGGAATTCATAACAGCAGAGATATCCTTCAG ACTTTGGATTTCAATTTGGAAGAGCAGCTGAGCCTGGTTGACCTCACCCTAGCCCTGGACAATGAGCTGTTGGTCAGCGGCAATGGCATCCACCAGGCTGCACTCATTTCCTACAAGGATGAAATCCAATTCCTTCA AGCACTGGCAAATCAAGCCTGTCAGGAGAGGGACAAGGCCAAGGCCCAATTGGAACTGGCTGACCGTCGTAACCTGCAGCTGGTCAGAGAGATTGATGACCGACATGCCACCATGGAGTCACTTAATGAGTCTAAGATCAA gGATCTGGAGCAGGAGTTTCGGGAAAAGCTAAGTGCTCTGAGAAGTGAGACGGAGCAAGAGAATGAGGTGCTGCTTCAGCAGgtggagaaggagagagacaaGTTTAGGGAAGAAGTAGAACTCCTCAAAAGCCAAGAAGCCAACTTGCAGGAAGAAGCCACTACTGCCATTAAG GAGAACAGTCGTCTAGAAGAGGAGAACTGTGCTCTAAAAGAGAAGCTGTCTGAAGCTGAAAGCAACATCTCTAAACTAAAGAAGGATCTAGACCATGTGCTACAGAACAAG TATGGTGGTTTAGATCCAAACAGTGCAGGACTGATAAGTCAAGAGGagcatctctcagggatcataAAGGAGTATGAATTGCAGTGCCGG GAGCTGCAGGACAGGAATGACGAGTTGAGCTCTGAGCTAGAAGTACTGAAAAATCAAGGTTCAGGAAAGAAAACCAGAAAATCAAGAGACAGACCTTCCGCTTACACCTGGTCAACAAGCCACAGAGGACCAACCACTGAGTCTGATTCTG ATGACcctgaaataaaaagaatctCTTCTCCCAAAATCAAGAAATGCACTAACAAGAATG CTTTGGGGTCATTGGAGAGTCTAGCCCCTACTGTGAGCATTGAGACTGAGCTAGCAATGGAGCaacttaaagaaaaatatgaacaagAGATCCAAGATCTGAAAATCCAGTTGGAAACCAAG GTAAACTTCTATGAACGCACCATAGAACTGATGAAGCAGAACATGGAGGTTGAGCGTAAGGAAATTGCTCAGGGCTTCAAAATGGAAATAAGTGAACTGGAGGAGCAGAAGGCTTCGGCAGAGAAGAGACATGAGCAGCTACGTAAGAATGTGGAGCGGTTAGAAGGGGAACTGAAGATAAGGAGTGAGGCCATGGCTTGGGGACCTGAACAGGAGCGACGAGTTCAGCGGGAGCAGGCGGAACTCGAGCAGAACTATGCCCGTGAGATTGGTAACATTGTGCATCGCCTGACctcagagaaggaccagctggAGGCAGAGCTTAAGTTAAAAATGGATCAGGAAGTACTACTTGTTAG GGAGGAGCTGGAGCAACAGTTATCACAAATCAAGGCTCAGTACAGCGAGACTCAGCACAGTTTGCTGCATCAGCTGCATGGTGAGCAAGTTCGGCTGCAGGAACAGACCGAGCAACGCTGCAGGGAAATGGGCGCGTGGGAGGCTAGAGTGAAGGAGCTCGAGCAGGAGGTGCGCAAGGAGCGGCTTCACAGTGCTGAGCGCTTAGGGGAGGAACAGGTTCAGATCTGCAGCAGTGCTGCTCAGGAAAGGAAGAAACTTGAGGAAAAGCACCAAGAAGAGGTTCGGCAGCTAAGGGAGTGTATTTGCAAGATGCAGGAGCAGGCTGAGCTACAGTGTAAAGCAGAGGAGGAATCACTCATCCTACAAAGGGAGATGGAGGAAAAGCTGGAGGAGATGTGTGTTCAACTGGAAGACAACACAATATCAATGAAAGCACaggatgcccttatccagagtctGACCTCAGAGCTTCATgccaaagaaagagagatagacatTAAGAAGGAGAAAGAACAAAAGCTTCTCAGTAAGGTGTCTCAGCTAGAGCGCAAACTTAATTTTGAACGAGAAAGGAAGCTTTCTCAACAAAAGGTGGAGAAAAACAAAGAGGAACAGCTTCTTGGCAAGGTGTCTCAGCTTGAACAGAGACTTATGGAGGACAAAAAGAGGGAAGAAGAGCTTCTTGATAAACTCTGTCAGTTTACAGAGGAATGGGATGGCATGAAAACTGGATTTGACAGAGTTCAAATAGAAAAGGAAAGAATTCAAGGAAACTGCAATAATTTAACATCTGCACTTGTCCAGCAAAAAGCACAGCTTGAGGAGCAAGAGAAGGAACTTGATCAGCTTAGAGAGAATTTGGAAAAAACTCATGAGGCATTAAAAAGCAGAGATGATGATTTGACAAAACAGACTTCTGAGCTAAAATCTGTGGAGATGGACAGAGACCGGCTTGTGGAGGAGCTGAAGAGTCAAGACAATGTTGTGAAGGAACTTCAAGCAAAGTTTCAAAATCTCTCTGCAGACTGGGATAAGCTGAATGATATTGTACAAAACCTACAGAATGCTCTAAGCAAGGAGCAAGGCATGGTTTCTTGGCTACAAACTCAACTGAACTTGGAACAGGAAGAGAAGAGCCACCTTCTGCAAGAGAATTCCTGTTATAGAAATCTCTCAAACCAACTCTCATCCCAGATTGTGGAAATGGAATCTGAAACAACTAAGCTTACAGAAGATCTCAAGGAACTGAGAGGAGAATTACATCTCAAGGATAAACAATTAGTAGAACTCAGGACCCTGCTAGATACCAAATCCAAAGAGAGAGACTTGCTCTGGAACGAGGTGCACCAGAAGACAGAGATGTGTGAAAATGTCAACCGTCTTTCTAATGAGGTACAACATTTGACCCAGTGTTTGGAGGACAAGGAAAAGGAGCTGTGCTCCCTTAGAGAAAAAACAGACAGTGACACTAATCAGCTGCAGCAGTCCTTGATGGACACCCAGGAAGAAGTTCGGCAGGTGGAGGAAGCATTTAATTGGGAGAAGAACCAGATGAAAGGGCAGTTATTAGAGATGGAGAGACTCGTCATTGCTCTGGAAACAGTGATGGACCCATCAAGTCCACACAG GGCCAAACTCGATCAGGTTAATTCTGAAAACAGTGCACTGAAAGACAGATTGACTGTTTTACATCAGGATGTAATGAGGTTGGAGGAGGAAGTCAGCAAAAAGAG AAGGAAACTTGAGGAAATGGGAagagaatatttaaaaattgaaGAAGAAAAGGAGAGGTTCCACAAAGAG AACTCCAAGCTACGAGGAGAGGTGTTGGAATTAAGTGCACGAAACTTGCAGCTTAGCAACGAGAACGCAGAGTTAAATTCTCGCCTCCAGTCTGACCAAGGCACAGTACAGATGTTGACTGAAAGGCTTTCCCAGGTGTGTCAAGAACAAGACGAGTTGACAAACTTCATCAAACAGCTCCAAGAGACAAATAGCAGTCTGGAGAAAGAGAAGCTACAGCTGCAAGCTAGTAAGCAAGATGAAAAGAACCTCCTGGAGAGGCAGCTGAAGGAAACCAAAGACAAG CTTGAACACTTAACAGAGGTTGAGTCCGCCCTGATGAGCCTAACCTTGAAAAAACAATCGCTTCAGCAGGACAAGGAGAACTTGTTGAAAGATGCAGATGAAAGGAACAAAAAG CTTAAAAAACTTCAAGAGAGTGTTGACTCACTTGAGTGCCAGTCATCACAGCTTCATTCTCAGATTCATTCAATGTGCAAGGAAAAGGAGGATCACATGAAGGAAATGTCCACACAACACGTACTGTTAAAGGAATCGCAAAACAAG GCTCTGGAGCTTGAAACCAGGATGCACCAATTGGTTAAGGAGAAAGAACACATGCAGCTTGTTCACAGAATGCAGGAGGAGACAGCAGCCAGTGCTCTTCAGGAAAAACTGAGAAGTGTGCAAGGCCAGTGTCAAGAGCTTCTTGACAAG TTGAAAGCGTCTGAGTCTAAGGTGCACGATCAGGAGATAGAACTTCAGAGGTTAAAGCATGAAAGCctcactttaaaaaacaaacaggccGAACTGGAGACCACCAAGCGGGAGGCAGAAGAGCAG GCTTTGAGGGCAAACACTGCTCTATCACTGAGCAAGGCACAGCATGTTCGTGAGGTGCAGGAGTTACAGGAACAGATCGGCCTCAATACCCAGGAACTACTTTCTAACCTACATACTCAACTAGCTGAACACCAGAGTAAAACACAGCAGCTGGAGGTACAGCTTCACTCTCAGGCTCAGCAGGCCAGGACTCAACTGAACCTTCAACAG GACCAGTATGAGAAAGTAATGGAAAACATGCAAGACAGGATGGATGATGTGGAAACCAAACTTAAGGCGGTACGTCTGATGCTGCAGGAAAAGGTTACCCAGCTGAAGGAGCAGATG TCTAAGAACATTAAGTCAGATCTGCTTCTAAAGGACCTCTACGTAGAGAACGCTGAACTTATGAAGGCTCTGCAGATAACTGAGCAGCGGCAGAAAAGTGCAGAGAAGAAGTCCTTCCTTTTGGAGGAGAAGGTCACCGCACTCAACAGAGTCTTGCGTAAAATTgctcctgtctctctttccactTAG
- the gins1 gene encoding DNA replication complex GINS protein PSF1 produces MFCEKAVELVRELHRMSDGQLPAFNEDGIRQVLEEMKALYEQNQSDVNEAKTEGKAELIPTIKFRHCCLLRNQRCISAYLYDRLLRIRALRWEYGSVLPTTIRFHMCAEELEWFNQYKKSLATYMRSLGGEEGLDITQDMKPPKSLYIEVRCLKDHGEFEIDDGTVILLKKNSQHFLPRWKCEQLIRQGVLEHVIS; encoded by the exons ATGTTTTGCGAAAAAGCCGTTGAACTTGTAAGAGAACTTCACCGGATGAGTGATGGCCAGCTGCCTGCTTTTAAC GAGGATGGCATTCGACAAGTGCTTGAAGAAATGAAAGCTTTGTACGAGCAAAACCAAAGTGACGT TAATGAAGCCAAGACTGAGGGCAAAGCTGAACTAATACCAACTATCAAGTTTCGTCACTGCTGCTTGCTGAGAAACCAGCGCtgtatttcagcttacct gTATGATCGGCTCCTGCGAATCCGTGCTCTGAGATGGGAGTATGGAAGTGTGTTGCCCACAACAATTCGCTTTCATATGTGTGCAGaggag ttggAGTGGTTTAACCAGTACAAGAAATCCCTGGCTACATATATGAGGTCACTTGGAGGTGAGGAGGGTTTGGACATAACACAAGACATGAAACCCCCTAAGAGCTTATATATTGAG GTACGCTGCTTGAAAGATCATGGGGAGTTTGAAATAGATGATGGAACGGTTATTCTCTTGAAGAAGAATAGCCAG CATTTTCTTCCCCGCTGGAAGTGTGAGCAGCTGATTCGCCAGGGAGTGCTGGAGCATGTAATTTCCTAA